Within Methanocorpusculum vombati, the genomic segment TTGCAGGAAGCGCCGAAGCAAATTTCTTCGGCGAACTGCTAAACTTCGGGGTCGGTATGGTGGTTCTCGTAATTGTGCTGGTAGCCGCAATTTTCCTGGTACCGCGGTTTCTTACGAGAGTTGCCCTCACCCGCAGCAAGGAACTGTTCATCATCTCCATCGTTGCCATCTGTTTCGGCATCGCATGGCTGATGTCCTTGAACGGTGTTTCCCTCGCGCTCGGTGCATTCCTTGCAGGCATTGCAATCTCTGAATCCGACTACAGTCATGAAGTCATCGGCCAGATTCTGCCGTTCCGGGATCTGCTGACGAGCTTCTTCTTTGTCTCAATTGGTATGATGCTCAACCTCGTGTATGTGTGGGAGCATCTCATTCTGATCATCGCAGTCGCAATCCTCCTGCTTCTGGGAAAAACCCTTATCAACTTCATCAGTGTGAAAGCCATCGGTATTGCAAGCGGAGCCGCACTCCTCTCTGCCATCGGCCTCTCACAGGTGGGTGAATTCTCGTTCATTCTCGGATCGACCGGGCTGGAGGCAGGGATTCTTTCACAGGATATCTATCAGGTTTTCCTTGCAATCACGATTGTAACCATGGCAGTTACCCCCTTTGCGGTCAATGCAGGCCCGGCACTTGCCAAGAGACTGATTAAACCCAAAGTACCGGGAGAAAACATATTCGGCAACGACATCGAATCCTGCGACGTCCGGCCAAAAGAACATGTGGTCATTGTGGGATACGGCCTTGCAGGCCAGTATGTCGCAAAGGCACTGAAACGCGTGGACATTCCCTACATTATTCTGGAACTCAATGCCGAGACAGTGGACCGGGAAAAGAGACGGGGAGAACGGATTGTATACGGTGATGCAACCCGGGATTCGATTCTTGAGTATGCAGGTCTGATGAAGGCACGGACAATTGTGATCAGTATCCCGGACATGGAAGCAATCAAAGCGATCATCTGTACCGCACGGGGAATGAATCCGCGGATCAACATCATTACCCGTTCAAGATTCATCTCCGAGACCGAAGAGTTGTACCGTCTGGGAGCGGATGAAGTTATCGTGGATGAACGCGAAGCTGCCATTCAGATCTTCCGGCGGATTTTAGCAAATGAACAGGTGCCGCAGCAGGATCTGGATCAGTATGTCAAGCAGATCCGAAATGATCTCTACGATCAGTATATCGATGCAAAGATGACGCCGAATGCACGGGAAACAGAAGGAAACGGATGGTTCGAGGCAATACGTCTGAAGGCAAAGAGTATCGATGAAAAGACCGCAACAAGCCGCTCCTCGGTTGAGCAGATTCATGTCGGAAGAAACTGTGAAGTTGCAGGTAAGCGACTGTCGGATATTCATCTGCGGGCAAACTACGGAGTATCGGTTATTGCAGTACGGCGCGGTGAAGAGGGAGGAGATACGGTTGTTGCTCCGGATGGAAATACGATGCTCGAAGAAGGAGATACCGCTGTGGTGATTGGAGATCGTGCGGCAATTACAGAAATACTTCCGTTATTTATTGAAAATACTGAGGAAAAGGAGGAATGATTTTTTTCCGGAGGGATACACCCTCCGGAAAATATTGTATTTGGGCAGTCAGGGGGTGTGGAATAACTGCCGCGTGTGAGATTGGATGTATTGAGTGTTTTTGTTGGATGAAATTATGGCCGGTGTTGCGTGTGTGGTAACGTGTGTCCTGATGTGTGTTGAGAGACCGGCATTGCAGATGAGAAGTTCTGCGAAACTCGTTTTTGGTTCTGTCTTACGGCATCACTCTCCGGTAGTTTTTTTTCGCTGCAACTCGTTCAGAGTTGATTACTAATAGTAAGTCTCGATAATATATAATTGTTTCTAAATGAATTTTCAGACGGGAAGAAAAATCCGGTCGCGGGTTTGGAGAATCTCTGTAAAACCTGAGGTGTGCAGAGGCGGATTCTAAGAGCGGCAGAGGAAAAACAGCATGCAATAAGCTCCCCGGTATTGCGGCAATGCTTTACCGATGGTGCATCCTCGTGGCCGGCCGGTGCGATCGCAAGTACCCAGATTTTTCCAAAAAAATACACCAGTTATGAGTTGCCACTCAAAAATAGCAGAATGACGAACACACAATAAACCTCATATTGATATACCAAAAAATGACATGCAGCGAGATCGGCACGCCACATTTTCGTGCGGCATCAAGCCCAAAGGTCTTGCTCCGCTCGTCGCATTTTCTTAATGCTGCCCGCCTTCCCGCCCGGAACCGGGCGGGTGGCGTTGCTCATCGCAAACGCAAACTAAAAATGCTCGCGAAGCTGGTGTGAATCACAGGTTGAAATATTCGCAGGCAATAAACGAATTTCAGCCCACGGAAGCAAAAACATCACGGAACAGTTCGTGAACATCACGGAAATCCTAAATTAATCTGTTTCTGTGGCTTTCTTGTATATTCTGATGTTGAAAATTTCTGCGTGTTCGGTGTTTTCCCGCGAAGCGGCGAGCACGGCAGAGCCCGTACAAATCGCGGGATGATCAGGAATAAAGGTGCAACGCCCAAGTGTTGTAAAACCTAATAATCGGGAAAAACCAATAGTACTCCCGCAAATGACTCCGTCAGACGAAACCAGCGGAGCGGCACAACGTCGCCCTTACATCAACGAAACGTTTCAGCAGCGGATCCGCCCCTACATAGAAATACTGAATGACGACGAGGCAAAGCAGTACTTTGCCGAAGCGGAGACAGCTGTGGAACAACTGGCTGCTATCGGAAAAGACCCGGAAGAAGTACTGCAGATCATGGAAAATATCGGCCTGTA encodes:
- a CDS encoding cation:proton antiporter, which codes for METEAELIMSVVVVLACAIAVLFVGRRLRMPFIIGYFITGIIVGPACLGLVTEEQVSLLAELGVILLMFTIGLEMSLKSLLSMKKIVLIGGTLQLVITTAAVWAVMVAVGFASNLALFIGFLVAHSSTAVIMNLYQNSGEIDTKHGKIALGLLIFQDLNVIPMMLMVPILAGSAEANFFGELLNFGVGMVVLVIVLVAAIFLVPRFLTRVALTRSKELFIISIVAICFGIAWLMSLNGVSLALGAFLAGIAISESDYSHEVIGQILPFRDLLTSFFFVSIGMMLNLVYVWEHLILIIAVAILLLLGKTLINFISVKAIGIASGAALLSAIGLSQVGEFSFILGSTGLEAGILSQDIYQVFLAITIVTMAVTPFAVNAGPALAKRLIKPKVPGENIFGNDIESCDVRPKEHVVIVGYGLAGQYVAKALKRVDIPYIILELNAETVDREKRRGERIVYGDATRDSILEYAGLMKARTIVISIPDMEAIKAIICTARGMNPRINIITRSRFISETEELYRLGADEVIVDEREAAIQIFRRILANEQVPQQDLDQYVKQIRNDLYDQYIDAKMTPNARETEGNGWFEAIRLKAKSIDEKTATSRSSVEQIHVGRNCEVAGKRLSDIHLRANYGVSVIAVRRGEEGGDTVVAPDGNTMLEEGDTAVVIGDRAAITEILPLFIENTEEKEE